In the Chloroflexota bacterium genome, AGGTGGTGAGGAAAGCTTCATCGCTATTACCGGGGGATTTCTTGAGGTGCTCGACAACAGGGTGGTCATCCTGGCTGACGCGGCAGAGAGGGCTGAGGATATTGACTTGGCCCGCGCTACAGCAGCCAAAGAACGCGCCCAGGAAAGGCTTAAGGCCGGTGTGACTGATGCCGATCATGCCCGTGCCGAAGCAGCTCTACGCCGCTCTCTGGCGCGTCTGAAAGTTGCTGAACGGAGAAGAAGGAGGGAAAAGAGAATACCTTAGTGGTATCCTACAGCTAGACTATCTCTAGCTGGACTCGAACACCTTCTCTTAT is a window encoding:
- a CDS encoding F0F1 ATP synthase subunit epsilon, with the protein product MATLKLEIVTAERMTYSGEVDIVIAPGAAGQLAILPHHAPLMTMLEPGELCIRKGGEESFIAITGGFLEVLDNRVVILADAAERAEDIDLARATAAKERAQERLKAGVTDADHARAEAALRRSLARLKVAERRRRREKRIP